In a genomic window of Hippoglossus stenolepis isolate QCI-W04-F060 chromosome 15, HSTE1.2, whole genome shotgun sequence:
- the znf346 gene encoding zinc finger protein 346 isoform X1, which produces MAVAMQTGDVPYFPSGLAEVNRMITENGELFSDSQCKVCNAVLNSQSQKLTHYQSKKHANRLRRYLSSPNGEEPAEKKLKTTSESEDCNNGDRYKACHICNMTFSAPVVAESHYNGKIHAKNLRLKAVGPHPPAVAFQTAPTAQPKKKPADDVIAVAATGGGNNNNDNNNDNPDRFCSNCQASFNNPLMAQQHYVGKKHRKQMTKLKLMETYGPSTAPGSTLKGYPCTVCKIELNSVEQYQSHISGSKHKNQIKKSGQSTTENLPAVEQSHGGNNQVASGDGDQYTAEDDQFAPVDDQYAAGNDQYAPGNDQYAPGNDAGDDRYAFGDDQYTGEVNQYTPEDTLYSEEYQFS; this is translated from the exons ATGGCCGTCGCGATGCAGACGGGGGACGTTCCCTACTTTCCTTCGGGTCTGGCGGAGG TAAATAGGATGATAACGGAGAACGGTGAGCTGTTTTCTGACTCCCAGTGTAAAGTCTGCAACGCTGTCCTCAACTCGCAGTCTCAGAAGTTGACCCATTATCAG AGCAAGAAACATGCCAACCGACTGCGACGTTATCTTTCCAGCCCAAACGGAGAGGAGCCAGCGGAAAAAAAGTTAAAGACGACATCTGAAAGT GAGGACTGTAACAACGGAGATCGCTATAAGGCGTGTCATATATGTAACATGACAttctctgctcctgtggtggCCGAGTCTCACTACAACGGCAAAATTCACGCCAAGAACCTGAGGCTGAAGGCGGTCGGTCCCCACCCCCCAG CAGTCGCCTTCCAAACTGCACCAACGGCTCAGCCCAAGAAGAAACCTGCAGATGATGTGATCGCTGTGGCGGCGACGGGCGgcggcaacaacaacaatgacaacaacaacgacaaccCAGACCGTTTTTGCTCCAACTGCCAGGCCTCCTTCAACAACCCACTCATGGCCCAGCAGCACTACGTGGGCAAGAAGCATCGAAAACAGATGACCAAGCTCAAACTGATGGAGACGTACGGTCCCTCCACAGCACCAG GTTCAACACTAAAGGGCTACCCATGTACCGTCTGCAAGATTGAACTGAACTCGGTGGAGCAGTACCAGTCTCATATCAGTGGTTCAAAACATAAGAACCA aaTAAAGAAGTCAGGCCAGAGCACTACAGAAAACCTACCAGCAGTAGAACAATCGCACGGAGGCAACAACCAGGTCGCCAGCGGAGACGGAGACCAATACACTGCCGAAGATGACCAGTTTGCCCCTGTGGACGACCAGTATGCTGCTGGAAATGACCAGTATGCCCCTGGAAATGACCAGTATGCCCCTGGAAATGACGCTGGAGATGACCGTTACGCTTTCGGGGATGACCAGTACACAGGCGAAGTAAACCAGTACACCCCTGAGGACACGCTGTACTCAGAGGAATACCAGTTCTCCTAA
- the znf346 gene encoding zinc finger protein 346 isoform X2, with protein MAVAMQTGDVPYFPSGLAEVNRMITENGELFSDSQCKVCNAVLNSQSQKLTHYQSKKHANRLRRYLSSPNGEEPAEKKLKTTSESEDCNNGDRYKACHICNMTFSAPVVAESHYNGKIHAKNLRLKAVGPHPPVAFQTAPTAQPKKKPADDVIAVAATGGGNNNNDNNNDNPDRFCSNCQASFNNPLMAQQHYVGKKHRKQMTKLKLMETYGPSTAPGSTLKGYPCTVCKIELNSVEQYQSHISGSKHKNQIKKSGQSTTENLPAVEQSHGGNNQVASGDGDQYTAEDDQFAPVDDQYAAGNDQYAPGNDQYAPGNDAGDDRYAFGDDQYTGEVNQYTPEDTLYSEEYQFS; from the exons ATGGCCGTCGCGATGCAGACGGGGGACGTTCCCTACTTTCCTTCGGGTCTGGCGGAGG TAAATAGGATGATAACGGAGAACGGTGAGCTGTTTTCTGACTCCCAGTGTAAAGTCTGCAACGCTGTCCTCAACTCGCAGTCTCAGAAGTTGACCCATTATCAG AGCAAGAAACATGCCAACCGACTGCGACGTTATCTTTCCAGCCCAAACGGAGAGGAGCCAGCGGAAAAAAAGTTAAAGACGACATCTGAAAGT GAGGACTGTAACAACGGAGATCGCTATAAGGCGTGTCATATATGTAACATGACAttctctgctcctgtggtggCCGAGTCTCACTACAACGGCAAAATTCACGCCAAGAACCTGAGGCTGAAGGCGGTCGGTCCCCACCCCCCAG TCGCCTTCCAAACTGCACCAACGGCTCAGCCCAAGAAGAAACCTGCAGATGATGTGATCGCTGTGGCGGCGACGGGCGgcggcaacaacaacaatgacaacaacaacgacaaccCAGACCGTTTTTGCTCCAACTGCCAGGCCTCCTTCAACAACCCACTCATGGCCCAGCAGCACTACGTGGGCAAGAAGCATCGAAAACAGATGACCAAGCTCAAACTGATGGAGACGTACGGTCCCTCCACAGCACCAG GTTCAACACTAAAGGGCTACCCATGTACCGTCTGCAAGATTGAACTGAACTCGGTGGAGCAGTACCAGTCTCATATCAGTGGTTCAAAACATAAGAACCA aaTAAAGAAGTCAGGCCAGAGCACTACAGAAAACCTACCAGCAGTAGAACAATCGCACGGAGGCAACAACCAGGTCGCCAGCGGAGACGGAGACCAATACACTGCCGAAGATGACCAGTTTGCCCCTGTGGACGACCAGTATGCTGCTGGAAATGACCAGTATGCCCCTGGAAATGACCAGTATGCCCCTGGAAATGACGCTGGAGATGACCGTTACGCTTTCGGGGATGACCAGTACACAGGCGAAGTAAACCAGTACACCCCTGAGGACACGCTGTACTCAGAGGAATACCAGTTCTCCTAA
- the LOC118122562 gene encoding 15-hydroxyprostaglandin dehydrogenase [NAD(+)]-like, translating to MALNGKIAVVTGAALGIGKAITEILLQNGATVVLLDVNENAGKSLKESLDKQHGRERTLFLNCNVESEEQLKAAFQKTVQTFGGVDILCNNAGIFDEGAWEKSVSINLVGVIRGTYLALELMNKLTGGRGGVIVNIASIAGLGPFACCPVYTATKYGVVGFTQAMAAASTASGYGIRFNALCPSLVQTDLSTHMLDRLGQFSHLADTITKYADKGVLNVSEVAECFLELVMDATKNGEALVVTPNFKKYRTFPPLTQ from the exons ATGGCTTTGAATGGTAAAATCGCGGTAGTAACTGGAGCAGCACTGGGAATAGGAAAAGCGATAACGGAGATACTTTTACAAAACGGTGCTACG GTAGTCCTCCTGGATGTGAACGAAAATGCAGGGAAGAGTTTAAAGGAATCCCTCGACAAACAGCACGGACGAGAGAGAACCCTGTTCCTGAACTGTAACGTGGAGTCAGAGGAGCAGCTcaaag CTGCATTTCAGAAAACTGTGCAAACCTTTGGAGGAGTGGACATCCTGTGCAACAACGCTGGCATCTTTGATGAGGGCGCATGGGAGAAAAGTGTTTCCATAAACCTC GTGGGTGTTATCAGGGGGACTTACCTGGCTTTGGAGCTCATGAACAAGTTGACTGGAGGTCGTGGAGGAGTCATCGTCAACATTGCATCCATTGCAG GTCTTGGTCCATTCGCGTGCTGTCCTGTCTACACGGCCACCAAGTACGGAGTGGTTGGCTTCACTCAAGCCATGGCG GCTGCTTCTACTGCCTCTGGCTACGGCATACGTTTCAACGCCCTTTGCCCAAGCTTGGTCCAAACCGATCTCTCCACTCACATGTTAGACAGATTAGGACAATTCTCCCATCTGGCTGATACAATTACAAAATATGCAGACAAAGGGGTGTTAAA tgtgtctGAGGTAGCTGAGTGTTTTCTGGAGCTGGTGATGGATGCGACGAAGAATGGAGAGGCCCTCGTGGTGACACCCAATTTCAAGAAATACAGGACATTCCCCCCATTAACCCAGTAG
- the LOC118122067 gene encoding 15-hydroxyprostaglandin dehydrogenase [NAD(+)] → MALNGKNAVVTGAVMGIGKAIAEILLQNGAKVALLDVNETAAKGLMETLIKQYGKEKVFFLKCDVESEEDIKAGLKKAAETFGGIDILCNNAGILNEGSWEKMVSINLMGIIRGTYLGLEHMNKLTGGRGGVIVNTASMAGIGPLPSCPVYTAVKHGVVGFTRAIAAASTLLGYGIRSNVLCPAFVQTDLFSNIPKQLGRFSELCLETQQLVERLGVLKVSEVAEALLELVTDETKNGQALLVLPTDEEGKGGKSYITFPTFLQ, encoded by the exons ATGGCTCTTAATGGTAAAAACGCGGTGGTGACCGGGGCAGTGATGGGAATAGGAAAAGCAATAGCAGAGATTCTTCTGCAAAATGGTGCCAAG GTAGCTCTCCTGGACGTGAATGAAACAGCAGCAAAGGGTTTAATGGAAACCCTCATTAAACAGtatggaaaagagaaagttttCTTCCTGAAGTGCGACGTGGAATCAGAGGAGGATATtaaag CTGGCCTGAAGAAAGCTGCAGAAACCTTCGGAGGGATAGACATCCTGTGCAACAATGCCGGTATCCTCAATGAGGGCTCTTGGGAGAAAATGGTCTCCATAAACCTT ATGGGCATCATCCGGGGGACTTACCTGGGTCTGGAGCACATGAACAAGTTGACAGGAGGTCGGGGAGGGGTAATCGTCAACACAGCATCTATGGCAG GAATTGGCCCCCTTCCGAGCTGTCCGGTCTATACAGCTGTCAAGCATGGAGTGGTCGGCTTCACTCGAGCCATAGCG GCTGCCTCTACCTTATTAGGCTATGGCATACGGTCCAACGTTCTTTGCCCAGCTTTCGTCCAAACCGACCTCTTCTCCAACATCCCAAAACAACTGGGAAGATTCTCCGAACTCTGCCTTGAAACCCAACAATTAGTTGAACGTTTGGGGGTTTTAAA AGTGTCTGAGGTTGCTGAGGCTCTCCTCGAGCTGGTGACAGATGAGACAAAGAATGGTCAGGCTCTGCTGGTCCTCCCAACAGATGAAGAAGGGAAAGGAGGAAAGTCATACATAACTTTCCCTACATTCCTGCAGTAG